A window of Paremcibacter congregatus contains these coding sequences:
- the rpoB gene encoding DNA-directed RNA polymerase subunit beta, which translates to MATSYSSRKKVRKNFGRIEEVAEMPNLIKVQRSSYDQFLQTDIPADERVNDGLQGVFKSVFPVSDFAGTASLEFVSYELEAPKYDTDECQQRDMTYAAPLRVTLRLIVFEVDEETEARSVLDIKEQDVYMGDLPMMTDRGTFVVNGTERVIVSQMHRSPGVFFDHDKGKTHASGKFLFAARVIPYRGSWLDFEFDAKDTVFVRIDRRRKLPVTTLLYALGMDAEEILNTFYGRVTYTQKKGGWAVPFDHEAWRGVKPIFDLVNAANGEIVAEAGKKITPRTANKLAKDGLTELLVPDEELLTRFAAEDVVNAKTGEIYIEAGEEITEAHLEKLLEAGYKSIDTLDIDHVKVGPHIRNTLMGDKVENWEMAMSDIYRVMRPGEPPTKETAEALFDGLFFDEERYDLSSVGRVKMNMRLDLDAPDDLRVLRKEDILAVLRNLVDLKDGKGTVDDIDHLGNRRVRSVGELMENQYRIGLLRMERAIRERMSSIDIDTVMPHDLVNAKPAVAAVREFFGSSQLSQFMDQTNPLSEITHKRRLSALGPGGLTRERAGFEVRDVHTTHYGRICPIETPEGPNIGLINSLSIFAKVNKYGFIEAPYRKVADSKVTDEVVYLSAMEEEKYTIAQANTELNADGTFVEEIIDCREAGEHHLIKPENITLMDVSPKQVVSVAAALIPFLENDDANRALMGSNMQRQAVPLLKAESPFVGTGMERVVARDSGASIVAERAGIIDQVDARRIVIRVSEEVEDGTSGVDIYTLQKFQRSNQNTCINQRPLVKVGDVVERGNVLADGPSTDMGELALGRNVLVAFMPWNGYNFEDSILMSERIVKDDVFTSVHIEELQVMARDTKLGPEDITRDIPNVGEEGLKNLDEAGIVYIGAEVHPGDILVGKITPKGESPMTPEEKLLRAIFGEKAADVRDTSMRLSPGVSGTVVEVRVFNRHGIDKDERSVAIEREEIERLSKDREDEQAILDRSIYVRLRPLLLGNVVAKGPNGVTKGDTITDELLDDVSRGLWWQIAVDDEGVMEKIDNLHQKFQEDRDRLRARFETKIEKLQRGDELLPGVLKMVKVFVAVKRKLQPGDKMAGRHGNKGVISRIMPQEDMPFLADGTPVDIVLNPLGVPSRMNVGQILETHLGWASRALGVQVSGILDNFNFEQMQKADALREKLKRVYDTEQYEEEVAPLNDEDLIEMSGNLRNGIPMATPVFDGAHEADICDMLEEAGVDRSGQVDLYDGRTGEKFDRKVTVGYIYMLKLHHLVDDKIHARSIGPYSLVTQQPLGGKAQFGGQRFGEMEVWALQAYGAAYTLQEMLTVKSDDVSGRTKVYEAIVRGDDSFEAGIPESFNVLVKEMKSLCLNVELMNTAD; encoded by the coding sequence ATGGCGACTTCCTATTCCAGTCGTAAAAAAGTTCGTAAAAATTTCGGTCGTATTGAAGAAGTGGCTGAAATGCCAAATCTGATTAAGGTTCAGAGAAGCTCTTATGATCAGTTTTTACAAACAGACATTCCGGCAGACGAACGTGTAAATGATGGTTTGCAGGGGGTGTTTAAATCTGTTTTTCCGGTTTCTGATTTCGCCGGTACGGCATCTTTGGAATTTGTTTCCTATGAGTTGGAAGCTCCGAAGTATGATACCGATGAGTGTCAGCAGCGGGATATGACTTATGCGGCGCCGTTGCGCGTCACGTTGCGTCTGATCGTTTTTGAAGTTGACGAAGAAACAGAAGCCCGTTCCGTTCTTGATATTAAAGAACAGGATGTTTACATGGGCGACCTGCCGATGATGACCGACCGCGGCACCTTCGTTGTGAACGGTACCGAGCGCGTTATCGTTTCCCAGATGCACCGTTCGCCTGGTGTGTTCTTTGATCATGACAAGGGCAAGACCCACGCGTCAGGTAAATTCCTGTTCGCCGCCCGTGTGATCCCTTACCGTGGTTCCTGGCTTGACTTTGAATTCGATGCCAAAGACACTGTCTTTGTCCGGATCGACCGTCGCCGGAAACTGCCTGTGACAACCCTGCTGTATGCCCTGGGCATGGACGCAGAAGAAATTCTCAACACCTTCTATGGTCGGGTGACGTACACCCAGAAGAAGGGCGGCTGGGCCGTGCCTTTTGATCACGAAGCCTGGCGCGGCGTCAAGCCGATCTTTGATCTGGTCAATGCGGCCAATGGCGAGATTGTTGCCGAAGCCGGAAAGAAAATTACACCGCGCACCGCCAACAAGCTGGCCAAAGACGGCCTGACCGAACTGCTGGTGCCGGATGAGGAGCTGTTGACCCGTTTTGCCGCAGAAGATGTTGTGAATGCCAAGACCGGCGAGATTTATATCGAGGCCGGTGAGGAAATTACAGAGGCGCATCTGGAGAAGCTGCTGGAAGCCGGCTACAAATCCATTGATACTCTCGACATCGATCATGTGAAGGTTGGTCCTCATATCCGCAACACCCTGATGGGTGACAAGGTGGAAAACTGGGAAATGGCCATGTCCGATATCTATCGGGTCATGCGTCCGGGCGAGCCGCCGACAAAAGAAACAGCCGAAGCGCTGTTCGACGGTCTGTTCTTTGATGAAGAACGTTATGACCTGAGCTCTGTGGGCCGGGTGAAAATGAACATGCGTCTTGATCTGGATGCTCCGGATGACCTGCGGGTCCTGCGCAAGGAAGACATTCTTGCGGTCCTGAGAAATCTGGTCGATCTGAAAGACGGCAAGGGCACTGTCGATGATATTGACCATCTGGGGAACCGTCGGGTGCGCTCGGTTGGTGAATTGATGGAAAACCAGTACCGCATCGGTCTGCTGCGTATGGAGCGGGCGATCCGCGAACGCATGAGCAGTATTGATATCGACACTGTGATGCCGCATGATCTGGTTAATGCCAAGCCTGCGGTTGCCGCGGTGCGCGAGTTCTTTGGGTCTTCCCAGCTCAGCCAGTTTATGGATCAGACGAACCCTCTGTCCGAAATTACCCATAAACGCCGCCTGTCGGCGCTTGGCCCTGGCGGCCTGACCCGGGAACGCGCCGGTTTTGAGGTGCGTGACGTGCATACCACCCATTATGGTCGTATCTGCCCGATTGAAACGCCTGAGGGACCGAATATTGGTCTGATCAACTCTTTGTCGATCTTTGCCAAAGTTAATAAATACGGCTTTATCGAAGCGCCTTATCGCAAGGTGGCGGACAGTAAAGTGACCGACGAGGTGGTTTATCTCTCCGCGATGGAAGAAGAGAAATACACCATTGCCCAGGCGAATACGGAATTGAATGCCGATGGCACTTTCGTCGAAGAGATCATTGACTGCCGTGAAGCCGGCGAGCATCATCTCATCAAGCCTGAAAATATTACCCTGATGGACGTTTCCCCGAAACAGGTTGTGTCTGTTGCGGCGGCGCTGATCCCGTTCCTCGAGAACGATGATGCGAACCGTGCGCTTATGGGTTCAAACATGCAACGGCAGGCCGTGCCGCTTCTGAAAGCGGAATCTCCATTTGTCGGAACCGGCATGGAGCGGGTGGTTGCCCGTGATTCCGGTGCTTCTATCGTGGCGGAACGCGCCGGTATCATCGACCAGGTCGATGCCCGCCGGATCGTGATCCGGGTGAGCGAGGAAGTCGAAGACGGTACTTCCGGCGTTGATATCTATACGCTGCAAAAGTTCCAGCGCTCGAACCAGAATACCTGCATCAACCAGCGTCCGCTGGTGAAAGTGGGTGATGTGGTTGAACGCGGTAACGTGCTGGCTGACGGTCCGTCCACCGATATGGGTGAACTGGCGCTGGGCCGGAACGTGCTCGTGGCCTTTATGCCATGGAACGGTTATAACTTCGAAGACAGTATCCTGATGTCAGAGCGGATTGTGAAAGACGACGTCTTTACCTCCGTTCATATTGAGGAACTGCAGGTCATGGCCCGCGATACGAAGCTGGGTCCTGAAGACATTACCCGCGATATTCCGAACGTCGGTGAAGAGGGTCTGAAGAACCTCGATGAAGCCGGTATCGTTTATATCGGCGCCGAAGTGCATCCGGGCGATATTCTGGTCGGTAAGATCACCCCGAAAGGCGAGAGCCCGATGACACCGGAAGAAAAACTTCTGCGCGCCATCTTCGGGGAAAAAGCGGCGGATGTTCGCGATACCTCCATGCGTCTGTCACCGGGTGTTTCCGGGACCGTTGTGGAAGTTCGTGTCTTCAACCGTCACGGTATCGACAAGGACGAACGTTCTGTCGCGATCGAGCGGGAAGAAATCGAACGTCTCAGCAAGGACCGGGAAGACGAACAGGCTATCCTGGACCGCAGCATCTATGTGCGCCTGCGTCCTCTGCTGCTCGGTAACGTGGTTGCCAAAGGTCCGAACGGCGTGACCAAAGGCGACACCATTACTGATGAGCTTCTTGACGATGTGTCCCGCGGTCTGTGGTGGCAGATTGCCGTTGATGATGAAGGGGTCATGGAAAAAATTGACAACCTGCATCAGAAATTCCAGGAAGACCGGGATCGTCTGCGGGCCCGTTTCGAAACCAAGATTGAGAAACTGCAGCGCGGCGACGAGCTTCTGCCGGGTGTTCTGAAAATGGTCAAGGTCTTTGTGGCGGTCAAGCGTAAGCTGCAGCCTGGGGATAAAATGGCGGGTCGTCACGGCAACAAGGGGGTCATCTCCCGCATTATGCCGCAGGAAGACATGCCATTCCTGGCCGACGGAACGCCTGTTGATATCGTGCTGAACCCGCTTGGGGTGCCGTCCCGTATGAACGTGGGTCAGATTCTGGAAACGCATCTCGGCTGGGCGTCTCGTGCGCTTGGGGTTCAGGTGTCCGGCATTCTGGACAATTTCAACTTTGAACAGATGCAAAAAGCCGACGCCCTGCGCGAAAAGCTGAAACGGGTCTATGACACCGAACAGTATGAGGAAGAAGTTGCTCCGCTGAATGATGAAGACCTGATCGAAATGTCCGGTAACCTGCGCAACGGTATTCCGATGGCGACACCGGTGTTTGACGGCGCGCATGAAGCTGACATTTGCGATATGCTGGAAGAAGCTGGTGTGGACCGTTCGGGCCAGGTCGATCTTTATGATGGTCGGACCGGCGAGAAATTTGACCGCAAGGTTACCGTTGGTTACATTTACATGCTGAAACTTCACCATCTGGTGGATGATAAAATCCATGCCCGGTCCATTGGGCCATACTCTCTGGTTACTCAGCAGCCGCTGGGTGGTAAAGCCCAGTTCGGGGGTCAGAGGTTCGGGGAGATGGAAGTGTGGGCGCTGCAGGCTTATGGCGCCGCCTATACACTACAGGAAATGTTGACCGTCAAGTCCGATGATGTAAGCGGCCGGACCAAGGTTTACGAAGCGATTGTACGCGGAGATGACAGCTTTGAAGCAGGCATCCCTGAATCCTTCAACGTGTTGGTCAAAGAGATGAAGTCTCTGTGTCTGAACGTTGAACTTATGAACACCGCAGACTAA